The following coding sequences lie in one Flavobacterium cyclinae genomic window:
- the ilvA gene encoding threonine ammonia-lyase IlvA, protein MTLFDKIVQAEENLNGVVVKTPLQFSMNLSDKYQANIYLKREDLQQVRSYKIRGAYNKISHLNTTQKNNGIVCASAGNHAQGVAYSCQVLQIQGKIYMPKTTPKQKIKQVQLFGKSFVEIVLTGDTFDDAFHAAKQFATENQLEFIHPFDDLEVIAGQGTVGLEILSEQVPTIDYLLLPVGGGGLAAGVSTVFKKLSPATKIFGIEPEGAPSMQFALNQNEPIALTSIDKFVDGAAVKKVGKETFAVCKNTLDNMVLVPEGKVCSTILQLYNEEAMVVEPAGALSIAALDFIADEIKGKTVVCIVSGSNNDIERTEEIKERSLIYEGLKHYFMIQFPQRPGALKEFVNDILNESDDITYFQFIKKNNRDVGPVVVGLEVKNEADISSVKNKMHDKGFQFQYLNEKEPLLSLLI, encoded by the coding sequence ATGACACTATTTGACAAAATAGTCCAAGCGGAAGAAAACTTGAATGGAGTGGTGGTTAAAACACCACTTCAATTCAGTATGAATTTATCAGATAAGTATCAGGCTAATATTTATTTAAAACGTGAAGATTTACAACAAGTACGTTCCTACAAAATAAGGGGAGCTTATAATAAAATTAGCCATTTGAACACTACACAAAAAAACAACGGAATTGTTTGTGCTAGTGCAGGAAATCATGCCCAAGGAGTAGCTTATTCGTGTCAGGTATTACAAATTCAGGGTAAGATTTATATGCCTAAAACAACACCCAAGCAAAAGATAAAACAAGTGCAATTGTTTGGAAAATCGTTTGTGGAAATTGTTTTAACTGGTGATACTTTTGATGATGCTTTTCATGCTGCAAAACAATTTGCTACTGAAAATCAATTGGAGTTTATTCATCCATTCGATGATTTAGAAGTAATTGCAGGTCAAGGAACCGTTGGTTTAGAAATTTTATCAGAGCAAGTTCCTACAATTGATTATTTATTACTACCTGTTGGTGGTGGTGGTTTAGCCGCAGGAGTTTCAACAGTTTTTAAAAAATTGAGTCCAGCAACCAAAATCTTTGGAATTGAACCTGAAGGAGCACCTTCAATGCAATTTGCTTTAAATCAAAATGAACCAATAGCCTTAACTTCAATTGATAAATTTGTTGATGGTGCAGCAGTTAAAAAAGTTGGAAAAGAAACATTTGCCGTTTGCAAAAACACTTTAGATAATATGGTTTTAGTACCTGAAGGTAAAGTGTGTTCTACTATTTTACAATTGTATAATGAAGAAGCTATGGTTGTAGAACCTGCTGGAGCTTTATCCATTGCCGCTTTAGATTTTATAGCGGATGAGATAAAAGGAAAAACAGTAGTTTGTATCGTAAGTGGTAGTAATAATGATATTGAACGTACCGAAGAAATAAAAGAACGTTCTTTAATCTATGAAGGATTAAAACATTATTTCATGATTCAATTTCCACAGCGACCAGGAGCGTTAAAAGAATTTGTAAACGATATCTTAAACGAGTCTGACGATATTACCTATTTTCAATTTATTAAAAAGAACAATAGAGATGTTGGTCCGGTAGTGGTGGGATTAGAAGTAAAAAATGAAGCTGACATATCATCAGTTAAAAATAAAATGCATGATAAAGGATTCCAATTTCAATATTTAAACGAAAAAGAACCTTTGTTATCTTTATTAATTTAG
- a CDS encoding branched-chain amino acid transaminase: MYYNENTTIFLNGQFVKVKEAPVSIYNQTMHYGNGVFEGIRAYDTPDGVRIFKAKEHYERLHYSAEVMHINLQYSVKELELITYKLLELNGLKDAYIRPLVYLGDNMSLTPTNEVHVVIMAWEWGKYLGDKLLRVMLSSFQRPNPKSCFVEAKVVGHYTNSILATTEAKSKGYDEALLTDMNGYVAEGPGANFFIEKDGKLFTAPLGNILAGITRQTVLEIGKELGYEIEEKYFTPDEIFTADSAFFCGTAAEVIGIESVNEYKFPLDWEDSIGAVIQKKYKRRVAHNEYQNVYL; encoded by the coding sequence ATGTATTACAACGAAAACACCACCATTTTTTTAAACGGGCAATTTGTAAAAGTTAAAGAGGCCCCAGTTAGTATTTATAACCAAACAATGCATTATGGTAATGGCGTATTTGAAGGTATTAGAGCCTATGATACTCCAGATGGTGTCCGAATTTTCAAGGCAAAAGAGCATTATGAAAGATTGCATTATTCGGCTGAAGTAATGCATATTAATTTACAATATTCAGTAAAAGAATTAGAATTAATTACCTATAAACTATTGGAATTAAACGGATTAAAAGATGCGTACATACGTCCATTAGTGTATTTAGGAGATAATATGTCATTAACTCCAACAAATGAAGTTCATGTAGTAATAATGGCTTGGGAATGGGGTAAATACTTAGGGGATAAGTTATTACGAGTGATGCTTTCTTCTTTCCAACGTCCAAATCCAAAATCATGTTTTGTAGAAGCTAAAGTAGTGGGACACTATACCAACAGCATTTTAGCTACAACAGAAGCAAAATCAAAAGGTTACGATGAAGCCTTATTGACCGATATGAATGGTTATGTTGCTGAAGGTCCAGGTGCCAACTTCTTCATTGAAAAAGATGGAAAATTATTCACAGCACCATTAGGAAATATTCTTGCAGGAATTACACGTCAAACTGTTTTAGAAATTGGAAAAGAATTAGGTTACGAGATTGAAGAAAAATATTTCACACCTGATGAAATTTTTACAGCAGATAGCGCTTTCTTCTGTGGAACTGCAGCAGAGGTTATCGGAATTGAATCAGTGAATGAATATAAATTCCCTCTAGATTGGGAAGATTCAATAGGAGCTGTAATTCAGAAAAAATACAAAAGAAGAGTTGCTCATAATGAATATCAAAACGTGTACTTGTAA
- the ilvN gene encoding acetolactate synthase small subunit: protein MKKEFTLTIYTENHVGLINKIAIMFSRRKISLESFNTSPSEVPNIYRFTIVVIEAEAVVKNLVKQIEKIVDVFKVYCNTNDEIVWQQMALYKVPTSVIINEVKVERLLREYGAKAVVIRNDYTVFETTGQGEEINNLLKKLDKFGLIEFVRSSRIAIINASEGIHKQVVEMEQKNPALQTINNEFLDKKDQVFQM from the coding sequence ATGAAAAAAGAATTCACCTTAACCATATATACCGAAAATCATGTGGGTTTAATAAACAAAATCGCCATCATGTTTTCAAGACGAAAAATAAGTTTAGAGAGTTTTAATACATCACCAAGTGAAGTGCCTAATATTTACCGATTCACTATAGTAGTAATTGAAGCTGAAGCAGTTGTTAAAAATTTAGTTAAACAAATTGAAAAAATTGTAGATGTTTTCAAAGTGTATTGCAATACGAATGATGAAATTGTTTGGCAACAAATGGCTTTGTATAAAGTTCCTACATCGGTAATTATTAATGAAGTAAAAGTTGAGCGATTGCTAAGAGAATATGGAGCAAAAGCAGTAGTTATTCGAAATGATTATACTGTTTTTGAAACAACAGGACAAGGCGAAGAAATTAATAATCTACTAAAAAAATTAGACAAATTTGGTTTAATAGAATTTGTAAGAAGCTCTCGAATAGCTATTATCAATGCAAGTGAAGGAATTCATAAACAAGTAGTGGAAATGGAACAAAAAAATCCTGCTTTGCAAACGATTAATAACGAATTTTTAGATAAAAAAGATCAAGTATTTCAAATGTAA
- a CDS encoding MbnP family protein, whose product MKLQFKNIALAMVAAIALTSCSNDDNNEITGEGNLKLEFDNVYGDADFAFSTEYTNSNGEKIKATNAIYIVSNIVLTKTDGSTYTVPKSESYFFVNEANAESTLLNLPNIPAGNYNKITFGIGVDQDQFNAGANGQGTMWTDAQALGMTWSWAAGYKFVKFEGTTTTVSRTDANFRVHTGKTGDVYNYAEITLDLPDNALVRTNITPQVHIMADLKKIIDGTTVINFEEAVDVMGGTKVQNISANNVPTMFEVHHVHND is encoded by the coding sequence ATGAAATTACAATTTAAAAATATTGCCCTTGCAATGGTTGCTGCTATTGCCTTAACTTCTTGTTCTAATGATGATAATAACGAAATTACAGGAGAAGGAAACTTAAAATTAGAATTCGATAACGTATATGGAGATGCTGATTTTGCTTTTAGTACAGAATACACAAATAGTAACGGTGAAAAAATAAAAGCAACCAATGCTATTTATATCGTAAGTAATATTGTTTTAACTAAAACAGACGGTTCTACTTATACTGTGCCAAAAAGCGAAAGCTATTTCTTTGTAAACGAGGCTAATGCAGAAAGCACCTTATTAAACTTACCAAACATTCCAGCTGGAAATTATAACAAAATTACATTCGGAATTGGAGTTGACCAAGATCAATTTAACGCAGGTGCTAACGGTCAAGGAACTATGTGGACTGATGCTCAGGCTTTAGGAATGACATGGTCTTGGGCTGCAGGTTACAAATTTGTAAAGTTTGAAGGAACTACAACAACCGTTTCAAGAACTGATGCTAATTTTAGAGTACATACAGGTAAAACAGGTGATGTTTATAATTATGCAGAAATTACTTTAGATTTACCAGATAACGCATTGGTAAGAACTAACATTACACCACAAGTTCACATTATGGCTGACTTAAAGAAAATTATCGATGGTACAACTGTTATTAATTTTGAAGAAGCAGTAGATGTAATGGGTGGAACAAAAGTGCAAAACATTTCTGCAAATAATGTTCCTACTATGTTTGAAGTACACCACGTTCACAACGATTAA
- the ilvD gene encoding dihydroxy-acid dehydratase: MELNRHSKTITQDPTQPAAQAMLYGIGLSEKELSQPFIGIASMGYDGNTCNMHLNHLASLIKKEVNKNEMVGLIFNTIGISDGITNGTDGMRYSLVSREIIADSIESVVSGHYYDGVVAIPGCDKNMPGSIIAMGRLNRPSIMVYGGTIAPGKYQGKDLNIVSAFEALGEKIAGKISEDEYKNIIKNACPGAGACGGMYTANTMAIAIEALGMSLPYSSSNPAISNEKIEECESVSFYMKQLLEKNICPKDIMTFEAFENALTVLIALGGSTNAVLHMIAMARSVGVTITQDDFQRISNKTPLIADFKPGGNYLMQNLHEKGGVPMVLKYLLSKGMLHGDCLTVTSKTLRENLEGVPDIDFESQNIIKPIESPIKPTGHLQILYGNLAPKGSVAKITGKEGEFFMGRARVFDGEKELIKGIEDKKINAGDVVVIRYVGPKGGPGMPEMLKPTSALIGAGLGKSVALITDGRFSGGTHGFVVGHISPEAYDGGTIALVEDDDVIEIDAIENTIHLHVSDEELQYRRKKWVQPKLRVTNGVLLKYAKLVTDASNGCITDEY, from the coding sequence ATGGAATTAAATAGACATAGTAAAACAATCACTCAAGATCCAACGCAACCCGCAGCACAAGCGATGTTGTATGGAATAGGATTGTCAGAAAAAGAATTGAGTCAGCCCTTTATCGGAATTGCTTCAATGGGATATGATGGAAACACCTGTAATATGCACCTAAATCATTTGGCTTCTTTGATTAAAAAGGAAGTCAATAAAAATGAAATGGTGGGTTTAATTTTCAATACCATTGGAATTAGTGATGGTATTACAAACGGTACCGATGGAATGCGCTATTCCTTAGTAAGTAGAGAAATTATTGCCGATAGTATTGAAAGTGTTGTTTCAGGACATTATTATGATGGAGTTGTAGCAATACCTGGTTGCGATAAAAACATGCCAGGAAGTATCATCGCTATGGGAAGATTAAATCGTCCGTCTATAATGGTATACGGCGGAACAATAGCTCCAGGAAAATACCAAGGAAAAGATTTAAATATTGTTTCTGCTTTTGAAGCATTAGGAGAAAAAATTGCAGGAAAAATTTCGGAAGACGAATATAAAAACATCATTAAAAACGCTTGTCCAGGTGCAGGAGCTTGTGGTGGAATGTACACAGCAAATACCATGGCTATTGCAATAGAAGCTTTAGGAATGAGTTTACCCTATTCAAGTTCTAATCCTGCTATAAGTAATGAGAAGATTGAAGAGTGTGAATCCGTTTCATTTTATATGAAGCAACTTTTGGAAAAAAATATTTGTCCTAAAGACATCATGACTTTTGAAGCTTTTGAAAATGCACTGACGGTTTTAATTGCCCTAGGAGGAAGTACCAACGCCGTTTTACACATGATTGCAATGGCAAGAAGTGTTGGAGTAACCATTACTCAAGACGATTTTCAACGCATCAGTAATAAAACACCATTGATTGCCGATTTCAAACCTGGAGGAAATTATTTGATGCAAAACCTTCACGAAAAAGGAGGAGTCCCAATGGTTTTAAAATATTTATTGAGTAAAGGAATGTTGCATGGCGATTGTTTAACGGTTACCTCTAAAACACTTCGAGAAAATCTTGAAGGTGTTCCAGATATCGATTTTGAAAGTCAAAATATTATAAAACCAATTGAAAGTCCTATTAAGCCAACTGGACATCTTCAAATTTTGTATGGAAATCTCGCTCCTAAAGGTTCTGTTGCTAAAATAACGGGTAAAGAAGGCGAATTTTTTATGGGGAGAGCAAGAGTGTTTGATGGCGAGAAAGAACTGATTAAAGGTATAGAAGATAAAAAAATAAATGCTGGCGATGTCGTAGTTATACGATATGTAGGTCCGAAGGGGGGACCTGGTATGCCAGAAATGCTAAAACCAACATCCGCATTAATCGGGGCAGGTTTGGGGAAAAGTGTCGCATTAATTACGGATGGACGTTTTAGCGGTGGTACTCATGGTTTTGTTGTAGGTCATATTTCACCAGAAGCCTATGATGGTGGCACCATTGCATTAGTTGAAGATGACGATGTAATAGAAATTGATGCAATAGAAAACACAATTCATTTGCATGTTAGTGATGAGGAATTGCAATATAGAAGAAAAAAATGGGTACAGCCCAAATTAAGAGTTACTAATGGTGTCTTATTGAAGTATGCAAAATTAGTAACCGATGCATCAAATGGTTGCATAACAGATGAATATTAA
- the ilvC gene encoding ketol-acid reductoisomerase, with protein MATINFGGVNETVITRDEFPLEKAKETLKHEVIAVIGYGVQGPGQSLNLRDNGFNVIVGQRKGGKSWDKALADGWVEGETLFDIDEACDNATIIQYLLSDAGQIEAWNSVKKYLTAGKTLYFSHGFGITFNEKTGIVPPSDVDVILVAPKGSGTSLRRLFLKGEGINSSIAVYQDATGRAKDKAIALGIGVGSGYLFETDFKKEVYSDLTGERGILMGALAGLFEAQYNVLRKNGHSPSEAFNETVEELTQSLMPLVAENGMDWMFANTSVTAQRGALDWKGKFRDATTPVFENLYEEVASGREANRVISEGSKSDYRQKLELELKEIRESELWQAGAAVRKLRPRLN; from the coding sequence ATGGCAACAATAAATTTTGGAGGAGTTAACGAAACTGTAATAACAAGAGACGAATTCCCATTAGAAAAAGCAAAAGAAACATTAAAGCATGAAGTAATTGCTGTAATTGGATACGGGGTACAAGGACCAGGACAATCATTAAATTTGAGAGATAACGGATTTAATGTAATTGTCGGACAACGAAAAGGAGGCAAAAGCTGGGATAAAGCGTTAGCAGATGGTTGGGTAGAAGGAGAAACTTTATTTGATATTGATGAAGCTTGTGATAACGCTACTATAATACAATATTTACTTTCAGATGCAGGTCAAATAGAAGCATGGAATAGTGTAAAAAAATATTTAACAGCAGGGAAAACATTATATTTTTCTCATGGTTTTGGAATTACCTTCAATGAGAAAACAGGAATTGTGCCTCCATCAGATGTTGATGTAATATTAGTAGCACCAAAAGGTTCAGGAACTTCATTACGTCGTTTGTTTTTAAAAGGTGAAGGAATTAATTCAAGTATTGCAGTTTACCAAGATGCAACAGGAAGAGCAAAAGATAAAGCAATTGCATTAGGAATTGGAGTTGGTTCGGGTTATTTATTTGAAACGGATTTTAAAAAAGAAGTGTATTCTGATTTAACTGGAGAAAGAGGAATTTTAATGGGTGCATTAGCCGGATTATTTGAAGCACAATACAACGTACTTCGTAAAAACGGACATTCGCCATCAGAAGCTTTTAATGAAACAGTAGAAGAATTAACCCAAAGTTTAATGCCTTTAGTTGCAGAAAATGGTATGGATTGGATGTTTGCCAATACATCGGTAACAGCACAACGCGGTGCGTTAGATTGGAAAGGAAAATTTAGAGATGCCACTACACCTGTTTTTGAAAATTTATACGAAGAAGTAGCTTCTGGAAGAGAGGCAAACCGTGTGATTTCAGAAGGAAGTAAATCCGATTATCGTCAAAAATTAGAATTAGAACTTAAAGAAATCCGTGAATCAGAATTATGGCAAGCGGGTGCAGCAGTTAGAAAATTAAGACCAAGATTAAACTAA
- a CDS encoding cytochrome-c peroxidase: protein MKTKYLILLAMGIFISCSSDDSDEYQNIPINYQVPSNFPPLAYNMANNPITEKGFELGKKIFYDGRLASDGVVACGFCHIQEDAFTHHGHTFSHGVGDGIGTRNAPPIQNMAYQTQFFWDGAADHIELLSMAPISNELEMNGNIINIIAMMKNDSEYKRLYKQAFEDGEINSENMLKALAQFMTMLTSSNSRFDKYRRSEPGGILSSDELEGYQIFNQKCASCHATDLFTDNSFRNNGLPINPSIQDVGRYRLTELEHDKFKFKVPSLRNIEKTAPYMHDGRFYTLEAVLNHYASGVANTQNLDPTLNNSGTLGIPLTAAEKTKLIAFLKTLTDTDFLTNPRFAEF, encoded by the coding sequence ATGAAAACAAAATATTTAATTCTGTTGGCAATGGGTATTTTCATCAGTTGCTCATCAGATGATTCCGATGAATATCAAAATATTCCAATTAATTACCAAGTTCCATCTAATTTTCCACCGCTAGCTTATAATATGGCTAACAATCCTATAACCGAAAAAGGATTTGAATTAGGAAAAAAAATATTTTACGATGGTCGCTTGGCTTCAGATGGAGTAGTGGCTTGTGGCTTTTGTCACATTCAAGAAGATGCATTTACCCATCACGGACACACGTTTAGTCATGGTGTTGGGGATGGAATTGGTACTCGAAATGCACCTCCAATTCAAAACATGGCGTATCAAACCCAATTTTTCTGGGATGGTGCAGCTGATCATATCGAATTGTTATCCATGGCACCTATTTCAAATGAATTAGAAATGAACGGTAATATTATCAATATTATTGCCATGATGAAAAACGATTCGGAATACAAAAGATTATACAAACAAGCTTTTGAAGATGGCGAAATCAATTCAGAAAATATGTTAAAAGCATTGGCACAATTCATGACGATGTTAACCTCATCCAATTCTAGATTTGATAAATACCGAAGAAGTGAACCGGGAGGAATTTTATCCTCTGACGAACTTGAGGGCTACCAAATTTTCAATCAAAAATGTGCTTCCTGTCATGCCACCGATTTATTTACTGATAATTCATTTCGAAATAATGGATTGCCAATAAATCCTTCAATACAAGATGTAGGTCGCTATCGCCTTACCGAGTTAGAACATGATAAATTCAAATTCAAAGTTCCTAGTTTGCGAAATATTGAAAAAACAGCTCCTTACATGCACGATGGTAGGTTCTACACATTGGAAGCGGTTTTAAATCATTATGCATCAGGAGTTGCTAACACACAAAATTTAGATCCTACTTTAAACAATTCGGGAACTTTAGGCATTCCATTAACTGCTGCAGAAAAGACAAAGTTAATAGCTTTTTTAAAAACGCTTACGGATACCGATTTTTTAACCAACCCAAGATTTGCCGAATTTTAA
- a CDS encoding transporter: protein MKNIVTCFLVITLCFGYATEKDSLTNDSFSNLPQFSTSLFEECDACGCSASGGSMGFASMLTTNFIGIRYFNQSYQSTDGLYSNSSWYDENFNTIQVWARIPVVKRVQISAQIPYHFHNRETNTGNQNINGLGDITVIGLYQIYQTHKDSTLFIHSLQAGAGVKIPVGKFDETNNGSVNPSYQVGTGSWDYLIATEYVIRRKQLGLNALLNYVIKTENDKNYQFGNQFNYAGTFFYLFESASFTVVPQVGFAGEVYESNYQLGQKVRNTSGDIFMSKLGFEIGKEKWSLGASFMLPITQNLTGGNVEANYRWSFNLNYSL, encoded by the coding sequence ATGAAAAATATAGTTACATGCTTTTTAGTCATCACTCTTTGTTTTGGCTATGCAACAGAAAAAGACAGTTTAACAAATGACTCATTTTCAAATTTACCTCAATTTTCAACAAGCCTTTTCGAAGAGTGTGATGCTTGTGGCTGTTCGGCAAGTGGCGGTAGTATGGGATTTGCTTCTATGTTAACTACTAACTTTATTGGAATTCGTTATTTCAATCAATCGTATCAAAGTACTGATGGATTGTATTCTAATTCTTCTTGGTACGATGAAAATTTTAATACTATACAAGTTTGGGCACGAATTCCAGTTGTGAAACGAGTTCAAATTTCTGCACAAATTCCCTATCATTTTCATAATCGAGAAACCAATACTGGCAATCAGAATATAAATGGGTTAGGTGATATTACGGTTATAGGATTATATCAAATTTATCAAACGCATAAAGACAGTACCCTATTTATTCATTCTTTACAAGCGGGTGCGGGCGTTAAAATTCCTGTGGGTAAATTTGATGAAACGAATAATGGGAGTGTAAATCCAAGTTATCAAGTAGGAACTGGAAGTTGGGATTATTTAATAGCAACGGAATATGTAATCCGAAGAAAACAATTGGGTCTGAATGCCTTATTGAACTATGTTATTAAAACTGAAAACGATAAAAACTATCAGTTTGGTAACCAATTCAATTATGCAGGAACTTTTTTTTATTTGTTTGAAAGTGCTTCATTTACAGTTGTTCCGCAGGTTGGATTTGCAGGAGAGGTTTATGAGAGTAATTATCAGTTAGGACAAAAAGTTAGAAATACTTCAGGTGATATTTTCATGAGTAAATTGGGTTTTGAAATTGGAAAAGAAAAATGGTCTTTAGGAGCTAGTTTTATGTTACCCATAACTCAAAATTTAACGGGTGGTAATGTAGAAGCTAATTATCGATGGAGTTTCAATCTAAATTATAGTTTATAA
- the ilvB gene encoding biosynthetic-type acetolactate synthase large subunit: MKIVELNQIESKETLKQVSGSVAVIEALLAENVKTVFGYPGGAIMPIYDALFDYKKDINHILVRHEQGAIHAAQGLARVSGATGVVFATSGPGATNLVTGLADAMIDSTPLVCITGQVFAHLLGTDAFQETDIVNITSPVTKWNYQITDASEIPAVLAKAFYIAKSGRPGPVLIDITKNAQLQLFDYNGYEKCEFIRSYKPQPDIRISYIEQAAELINQAKKPFVIFGQGVILGNAEQEFIEFIEKAGIPSAWTIMGMSAIPTNHPLAVGMLGMHGNYAPNLFTNECDVLIAIGMRFDDRVTGRLDKYAKQAQIIHLDIDPAEIDKNVLVDVPVWGNCKETLPLLTERVNQKTHQEWISKFHQAIAVETEKLIAPELFPKEGELTMGEVIQLINELTNGEAVMVTDVGQHQMVTCRYSHQSKTRSNITSGGLGTMGFALPAAIGAKYGAPERTVIAVMGDGGAQMNIQELGTIMQFKPNVKILILNNSFLGMVRQWQELFHEKRYSFTDIQSPDFVQVAKGYGIKGNKVTIREELKSALEEMLHHPESYLLEVAVRMEDNVFPMVPQGKGVSEIVLCKEDIKM; encoded by the coding sequence ATGAAAATTGTAGAATTAAATCAAATAGAAAGTAAGGAAACTTTAAAACAAGTTTCTGGAAGTGTGGCAGTTATAGAAGCCTTATTAGCCGAGAATGTTAAAACTGTTTTTGGTTATCCCGGAGGAGCCATTATGCCTATTTATGATGCATTATTTGACTATAAGAAAGATATCAATCATATTTTAGTTCGTCATGAACAAGGGGCAATTCATGCAGCTCAAGGTTTAGCAAGAGTAAGTGGTGCAACCGGAGTTGTTTTTGCAACAAGTGGTCCGGGTGCAACTAATTTAGTTACGGGTTTAGCGGATGCGATGATTGATTCTACACCATTGGTATGTATAACAGGACAAGTTTTTGCGCATTTGTTAGGAACTGATGCTTTCCAAGAAACGGATATTGTAAACATTACTTCACCAGTAACCAAATGGAACTATCAAATTACGGATGCTTCTGAAATTCCTGCTGTTTTAGCAAAAGCATTTTACATTGCTAAAAGTGGAAGACCTGGTCCTGTTTTAATAGATATTACCAAAAATGCACAATTGCAATTATTCGATTATAACGGGTATGAAAAATGTGAGTTTATTAGAAGTTATAAACCCCAACCAGATATCCGAATTTCCTATATAGAGCAAGCAGCTGAACTTATCAATCAAGCTAAAAAGCCATTTGTAATATTTGGTCAAGGTGTGATATTAGGGAATGCCGAACAAGAATTTATAGAATTCATTGAGAAAGCAGGAATCCCTTCCGCTTGGACCATAATGGGAATGAGCGCTATTCCTACTAATCATCCTTTAGCAGTAGGTATGTTAGGGATGCACGGAAATTATGCACCCAACTTATTTACCAATGAATGTGATGTGTTAATTGCAATCGGAATGCGCTTTGATGACCGAGTTACAGGCCGATTGGATAAATATGCAAAACAAGCCCAAATCATTCATTTGGATATTGACCCAGCCGAAATTGATAAAAATGTTTTGGTAGATGTTCCAGTTTGGGGGAATTGTAAAGAAACCTTGCCTTTGTTGACTGAAAGAGTAAATCAAAAAACACATCAAGAATGGATTTCTAAGTTTCACCAAGCGATAGCAGTTGAAACAGAAAAACTTATTGCGCCTGAGTTATTTCCAAAAGAAGGTGAATTAACCATGGGAGAAGTTATTCAATTGATCAATGAGTTAACTAATGGTGAAGCTGTAATGGTAACCGATGTAGGGCAACACCAAATGGTAACGTGCCGCTATTCGCATCAAAGCAAAACTAGAAGTAACATTACCAGTGGTGGTTTAGGAACTATGGGATTTGCTTTACCTGCAGCAATTGGTGCCAAATATGGAGCGCCAGAACGAACGGTAATTGCTGTCATGGGTGATGGTGGTGCTCAGATGAATATTCAAGAGTTAGGAACTATCATGCAATTCAAACCGAATGTAAAGATTTTGATTTTGAACAATAGTTTTCTTGGAATGGTGCGTCAATGGCAAGAATTATTTCATGAAAAACGCTATTCTTTTACAGATATTCAAAGTCCTGATTTCGTTCAAGTTGCAAAAGGATATGGTATAAAAGGAAATAAAGTAACAATCAGAGAAGAATTGAAATCAGCACTAGAGGAAATGTTACATCATCCTGAATCTTATTTGTTAGAAGTAGCTGTTCGAATGGAAGACAATGTATTCCCAATGGTACCGCAAGGAAAAGGCGTTTCGGAAATTGTTTTGTGTAAAGAAGATATAAAAATGTAA